From a region of the Pseudomonas fulva 12-X genome:
- the pilP gene encoding type 4a pilus biogenesis lipoprotein PilP yields the protein MKRVLVPGMLLLTLSGCGGGDFSDLQAYMDEVRARPKGQIEPLPQPEPYESFTYSAAALRSPFQPPVKIDMVARAKGSKEIKPDETRVKQFLEGFNIELFEMVGTLANDKGSFALVSGAGGVHRVKVGDYLGRNEGRIVAIDSAKIDVVEIVPDGEGGWLERPRTLTLKERS from the coding sequence ATGAAACGTGTCCTCGTACCCGGCATGCTGCTGTTGACCCTGAGTGGTTGCGGCGGTGGTGACTTCAGTGATCTTCAGGCCTACATGGATGAAGTGCGAGCGCGACCAAAGGGCCAAATCGAGCCCCTGCCGCAACCTGAACCCTACGAGAGCTTCACTTACAGTGCGGCCGCCTTGCGTAGTCCTTTCCAGCCGCCGGTGAAGATCGATATGGTCGCGCGGGCGAAAGGCAGCAAGGAAATCAAACCCGACGAGACGCGCGTCAAGCAGTTCCTCGAAGGTTTCAATATCGAGCTGTTCGAGATGGTCGGCACCCTGGCCAATGACAAGGGCTCGTTCGCATTGGTAAGCGGTGCCGGTGGTGTCCATCGCGTCAAGGTCGGGGATTACCTGGGACGCAATGAAGGCCGCATCGTTGCCATCGACAGTGCCAAGATCGACGTGGTCGAGATCGTCCCGGACGGTGAGGGCGGCTGGCTCGAACGTCCTCGCACCCTCACTCTGAAGGAGCGCTCCTGA
- the pilQ gene encoding type IV pilus secretin PilQ, which produces MNSSLSRLSISLLVAMLSPAVLAANLQALDVAALPGDRVELKLSFDEPVAAPRGYTIEQPARIALDLPGVSNKLGVKNRELGMGNARSVTVVEAKDRTRLIINLTNLSPYNTRTEGNNLFVQVGTGVATSATTTAAAPVTAPAAAAARPAQAATPVSAPTAPTAPKVFGAVNKSISNIDFQRGEQGEGNIVINLSDASVSPDIQERGGKIILNFNRTQLPEALRVRLDVKDFATPVQFVSATGKGDDASIVIEPVGAFDYLAYQTENKLTLSVKPLTQEDAEKRQADRFAYTGEKLSLNFQDIDVRSVLQLIADFTDLNLVASDTVAGNITLRLQNVPWDQALDLVLKTKGLDKRQVGNVLLVAPAEEIAAREKQELESQKQIAELAPLRRELIQVNYAKAADMAKLFQSVTSANGGVADDRGSITVDERTNSIIAYQTQERLDELRRIVAQLDVAVRQVMIEARIVEANVNYSKALGVRWGGAIGAGSRYTAYGKNGNVGIRDATGGTTSSGCGPFAGNCTLPTTAAAGGGGSSGSSPTPFVDMGVANSTSGIGIGFITNSAIIDLQLSAMESSGNGEIVSQPKVVTSDKETAKILKGQEIPYQEASSSGATSTSFKEAALSLEVTPQITPDNRIIMEVKVNKDAPDYQNELNGVPPISKNEVNAKVLVADGETIVIGGVFENTQTKSTEKVPFLGDVPYLGRLFRRDTVNDNKTELLVFLTPRIMNTSAVAVSQ; this is translated from the coding sequence ATGAACAGCTCCCTCTCTCGCCTCAGTATTTCGCTGCTGGTGGCTATGCTCTCTCCTGCCGTTCTGGCCGCCAATCTGCAGGCGCTGGATGTGGCTGCTCTGCCGGGTGACCGTGTCGAGTTGAAACTGTCTTTCGACGAGCCGGTGGCGGCGCCGCGTGGCTATACCATCGAGCAGCCGGCGCGTATCGCTCTGGATCTGCCGGGCGTATCCAACAAGCTGGGCGTGAAGAATCGCGAACTGGGCATGGGTAACGCGCGCAGTGTCACCGTGGTCGAGGCCAAGGACCGTACGCGGCTGATCATCAACCTGACCAATCTGTCGCCTTACAACACTCGCACCGAAGGCAACAACCTGTTCGTACAGGTCGGTACCGGCGTGGCCACTTCGGCGACCACGACCGCCGCAGCGCCCGTGACTGCGCCTGCCGCAGCGGCCGCCCGTCCTGCTCAGGCTGCAACGCCAGTTTCCGCGCCGACCGCTCCGACCGCTCCGAAAGTATTCGGCGCCGTGAACAAGTCGATCAGCAATATCGACTTCCAGCGCGGCGAGCAGGGTGAGGGCAATATCGTCATCAACCTCTCCGATGCCTCCGTCAGCCCCGATATTCAGGAGCGTGGTGGCAAGATCATCCTCAACTTCAATCGCACCCAACTGCCTGAGGCTCTGCGGGTGCGTCTGGACGTCAAGGACTTCGCCACGCCCGTGCAGTTCGTCAGTGCCACTGGTAAAGGCGACGATGCCAGCATCGTTATCGAGCCGGTGGGTGCCTTCGATTACCTGGCCTACCAGACCGAAAACAAGCTGACCCTCAGCGTCAAGCCGCTGACCCAGGAAGATGCAGAGAAGCGTCAGGCTGACCGCTTCGCCTATACCGGCGAGAAGCTGTCGCTGAACTTCCAGGACATCGACGTACGCTCGGTGCTGCAGCTGATCGCCGACTTCACCGATCTGAACCTGGTCGCCAGTGATACGGTTGCGGGCAATATCACCTTGCGTCTGCAGAATGTGCCGTGGGATCAGGCGCTGGATTTGGTGCTGAAAACCAAGGGGCTGGACAAGCGTCAGGTCGGCAACGTATTGCTGGTCGCACCAGCGGAGGAAATCGCTGCCCGCGAGAAACAGGAGCTGGAGTCGCAGAAGCAGATCGCCGAACTGGCGCCGCTGCGTCGTGAGCTGATCCAGGTCAACTACGCCAAGGCTGCCGATATGGCCAAGCTGTTCCAGTCGGTGACCAGTGCGAATGGTGGTGTCGCCGATGATCGTGGTTCGATTACTGTCGATGAGCGTACCAATAGCATCATTGCTTACCAAACTCAGGAGCGCCTGGACGAACTGCGTCGTATTGTTGCTCAGCTAGACGTAGCGGTACGTCAAGTGATGATTGAGGCGCGGATTGTTGAGGCGAACGTCAACTACAGCAAGGCGCTGGGTGTTCGTTGGGGTGGGGCAATAGGTGCCGGCTCGCGTTACACCGCGTACGGAAAAAATGGCAACGTGGGTATTAGGGATGCGACCGGTGGTACTACCAGTAGTGGCTGTGGGCCGTTCGCCGGGAACTGCACATTGCCCACGACTGCCGCTGCTGGCGGCGGCGGTAGCTCGGGTAGCTCGCCAACACCGTTTGTCGACATGGGTGTGGCGAATAGTACCTCTGGGATCGGTATAGGTTTCATTACCAACAGCGCGATTATCGACCTCCAGCTTTCTGCCATGGAAAGTTCTGGCAACGGTGAAATCGTTTCGCAGCCTAAGGTTGTGACCTCTGATAAAGAGACCGCGAAAATTCTCAAGGGTCAGGAAATCCCTTATCAAGAGGCCAGCTCCAGCGGTGCGACAAGTACTTCATTCAAGGAGGCTGCGTTGTCTCTTGAGGTAACCCCGCAAATTACTCCTGATAACCGCATTATCATGGAGGTGAAGGTCAACAAGGATGCGCCTGATTATCAGAACGAATTGAATGGTGTTCCGCCTATCAGTAAGAACGAGGTAAATGCCAAGGTCCTGGTAGCTGATGGCGAGACTATCGTCATTGGGGGGGTATTTGAGAATACGCAGACAAAGTCCACCGAAAAGGTACCGTTCCTTGGTGATGTGCCTTATCTCGGCCGCCTGTTCCGGCGCGATACCGTCAACGACAACAAGACCGAGTTGCTGGTTTTCCTCACTCCGCGCATCATGAACACTTCCGCGGTGGCTGTGAGCCAGTAA
- the aroK gene encoding shikimate kinase AroK codes for MRNLILVGPMGAGKSTIGRLLAKELRLPFKDSDKEIEQRTGADIPWIFDVEGEQGFREREQAVICSLCEVDGLVLATGGGAVLRPQNRQALRRSGRVVYLHASVEQQIDRTARDRNRPLLRAPNPGQVLADLLAIRDPLYREIADVIIETDERPPRMVVQEILERLEALAPR; via the coding sequence GTGCGTAATCTGATCCTTGTCGGCCCGATGGGTGCTGGAAAAAGCACCATCGGGCGTTTGCTTGCCAAAGAGTTGCGGTTGCCATTCAAGGACTCCGACAAGGAGATCGAACAGCGTACCGGTGCCGATATACCCTGGATTTTCGATGTCGAGGGCGAGCAGGGCTTTCGCGAGCGCGAGCAGGCAGTGATCTGCTCGCTCTGTGAAGTCGATGGTCTCGTTCTGGCGACCGGCGGTGGTGCGGTATTGCGCCCGCAAAATCGTCAGGCGTTGCGAAGAAGTGGTCGAGTCGTTTATCTGCATGCTTCCGTGGAGCAGCAGATCGACCGCACGGCCCGTGATCGCAATCGTCCCTTGTTGCGTGCGCCCAATCCCGGGCAGGTGCTGGCTGATCTGCTGGCCATTCGTGACCCGCTGTATCGGGAAATCGCTGACGTGATCATCGAGACCGATGAGCGTCCGCCGCGAATGGTGGTTCAGGAAATTCTCGAGCGGCTGGAAGCGCTGGCGCCCCGTTAA
- the aroB gene encoding 3-dehydroquinate synthase: protein MQTLHVDLAERSYPIHIGAGLLSRADLLAPHIVGRQVAIVTNETIAPLYLQALQDTLADYRVTPIVLPDGEAFKNWETLQTIFDGLLGARHDRRTTVLALGGGVIGDMAGFAAACYQRGVNFIQLPTTLLSQVDSSVGGKTGINHPLGKNMVGAFYQPQAVLIDTRSLDTLPPRELSAGLAEVIKYGLICDAPFLGWLEKNMAALRGLDQAALTEAIERSCAAKARVVGADEKETGVRATLNLGHTFGHAIETQMGYGVWLHGEAVAAGTVMALEMSHRLGWINADERDRGIRLFQAAGLPVVPPQEMTPAQFMEHMAVDKKVLDGQLRLVLLRSLGEAVVTSDYPAEILSATLAADYPALVARLNNQ, encoded by the coding sequence ATGCAAACACTTCATGTTGATCTCGCTGAGCGCAGCTACCCCATTCATATCGGGGCTGGCCTGCTGAGCCGCGCCGACTTGCTGGCGCCGCATATCGTCGGCCGTCAGGTGGCTATCGTCACCAACGAGACCATCGCGCCGCTGTATCTGCAAGCCCTGCAGGACACGCTCGCCGATTACCGCGTCACCCCGATCGTGCTGCCCGATGGCGAGGCGTTCAAGAACTGGGAAACCCTGCAGACCATCTTCGATGGCCTGCTCGGCGCTCGCCATGACCGCCGTACTACCGTGCTGGCTCTGGGCGGCGGGGTCATCGGCGATATGGCCGGCTTCGCTGCAGCCTGCTACCAGCGAGGGGTGAACTTCATCCAGTTGCCGACCACGCTGCTGTCCCAGGTCGACTCGTCCGTGGGCGGCAAGACCGGCATCAATCACCCGCTGGGCAAGAACATGGTCGGTGCGTTCTACCAGCCGCAAGCCGTGCTGATCGATACGCGCAGCCTGGATACTCTGCCACCGCGTGAGCTGTCGGCGGGCCTGGCCGAGGTCATCAAGTACGGGCTGATCTGCGACGCGCCGTTCCTCGGCTGGCTCGAGAAAAACATGGCCGCCCTGCGCGGCCTGGATCAGGCCGCGCTGACCGAAGCCATTGAGCGCTCCTGTGCCGCCAAGGCGCGGGTCGTCGGTGCGGACGAGAAGGAAACCGGCGTGCGCGCCACGCTGAACCTGGGCCATACCTTCGGCCATGCCATCGAGACGCAGATGGGTTATGGCGTCTGGCTCCATGGTGAGGCCGTGGCGGCCGGAACGGTGATGGCTCTGGAGATGTCTCATCGCCTGGGCTGGATCAATGCCGACGAGCGTGATCGTGGTATTCGTCTGTTCCAGGCGGCAGGGCTGCCTGTGGTGCCGCCGCAGGAGATGACGCCTGCGCAGTTCATGGAGCACATGGCCGTGGACAAGAAGGTGCTGGATGGTCAGTTGCGCCTGGTTCTGCTGCGTTCGCTGGGCGAAGCGGTGGTGACCAGCGATTACCCGGCAGAGATATTGAGTGCCACCCTGGCTGCCGACTACCCGGCGCTGGTGGCCCGGCTTAACAATCAGTGA
- a CDS encoding AAA family ATPase, whose protein sequence is MTSLHADEAFLDHYQFTHDPFAARVPGFKFFPAQRKPVLGQLHHLARYSQLLLVVTGPEGSGKTLLRQALVASTNKQAVHNVVVSAQGAADPATLMRHIAQGLNTQQTDRTSLLGQVGQLSLTGQEVYLLIDDAEELSDAAIDELLVLAQGNGEGRPHVFLFADTDLISRLDTLSNGEESFHVIELEPYSEEETREYLAVRLEGAAQGIELLSDEQVELIHERSGGWPGEINRVARDVLIDAMASRRGAAKSGGLALKLPKKHLLALGVVAVGVAAALLMQGRSEPTDAQAPAPTQAQLPMGSAPQPQTAPSAPASTEQGADGKPPIEFAGSNQPLPLPLVGQSQPVIRQPLAQAAGETDGEANVELPESTPAAPVTLPPTQNAPAPTPAQQVTTPATPQPKPAEQPKVAQQPKPVEQPKPATQPAPTSRSAPAAQAPAAAGGSQANGWYASQNKAHFTLQVLGTSTEAAARSFVSQNGAQYRYFKKMHQGKPLFVITYGSFASRDAAQAAVKTLPAKVQAGKPWPKTFASVTQEMAN, encoded by the coding sequence ATGACCAGTTTGCACGCCGACGAAGCATTTCTCGATCACTACCAGTTCACCCATGATCCGTTCGCGGCGCGGGTGCCTGGCTTCAAGTTCTTCCCGGCGCAACGCAAGCCGGTGCTGGGGCAGTTGCATCACCTGGCGCGCTATAGCCAGTTGCTGTTGGTGGTGACCGGCCCCGAGGGCAGCGGCAAGACCCTGCTGCGTCAGGCGCTGGTGGCCAGTACTAACAAGCAGGCCGTGCACAATGTGGTGGTTTCGGCCCAGGGCGCTGCGGACCCCGCGACCCTTATGCGCCACATAGCCCAGGGCCTCAATACCCAGCAGACCGACCGCACCTCCCTGCTTGGTCAGGTTGGCCAGCTTTCGCTGACCGGGCAGGAGGTGTACCTGCTGATCGACGACGCCGAGGAGCTAAGCGACGCGGCGATCGATGAGCTGCTGGTGTTGGCGCAAGGCAATGGCGAAGGCCGCCCTCACGTTTTCCTGTTCGCCGACACCGATCTGATTTCGCGCCTGGATACCCTGAGCAACGGCGAAGAGTCCTTCCACGTCATCGAGCTGGAACCGTATAGCGAAGAAGAAACCCGCGAGTATCTAGCCGTTCGCCTTGAAGGCGCGGCCCAGGGCATCGAGCTGTTGTCCGACGAGCAGGTCGAGCTGATCCACGAGCGCTCCGGCGGCTGGCCGGGCGAGATCAACCGGGTGGCGCGGGACGTGCTGATCGACGCCATGGCTTCGCGCCGTGGCGCGGCCAAGAGTGGTGGGCTGGCGCTCAAACTGCCGAAGAAGCACCTGCTGGCCCTTGGCGTGGTCGCTGTCGGTGTAGCTGCCGCGCTGCTGATGCAGGGCCGCTCCGAACCGACCGATGCGCAGGCTCCTGCACCGACTCAGGCTCAGCTGCCCATGGGCAGTGCACCGCAGCCGCAAACGGCGCCAAGCGCTCCGGCAAGTACCGAGCAGGGCGCTGATGGCAAGCCGCCGATCGAGTTCGCCGGCAGCAACCAGCCGCTGCCGTTGCCGCTGGTAGGCCAGTCGCAGCCGGTGATCCGTCAGCCACTGGCTCAAGCGGCTGGCGAAACGGATGGCGAGGCCAATGTGGAGCTGCCCGAGTCCACGCCGGCCGCGCCGGTGACCCTGCCGCCCACGCAAAATGCGCCTGCGCCGACACCGGCCCAGCAAGTGACCACGCCGGCTACGCCGCAACCGAAGCCAGCCGAGCAGCCCAAAGTCGCTCAGCAGCCGAAACCGGTTGAGCAACCCAAGCCGGCAACCCAGCCTGCGCCAACAAGCCGGTCGGCTCCCGCCGCCCAGGCACCGGCTGCGGCAGGCGGTTCGCAAGCCAATGGCTGGTACGCGTCGCAGAACAAGGCTCACTTCACGCTACAGGTGCTCGGCACCAGCACCGAGGCGGCGGCGCGTTCCTTCGTCAGCCAGAACGGCGCGCAGTACCGCTACTTCAAAAAGATGCACCAGGGTAAGCCACTTTTCGTCATCACTTATGGTAGCTTTGCCAGCCGCGATGCCGCCCAGGCTGCCGTGAAGACCCTGCCTGCCAAGGTTCAGGCCGGCAAGCCGTGGCCCAAGACCTTTGCCAGCGTCACCCAGGAAATGGCCAACTGA
- the gltB gene encoding glutamate synthase large subunit, protein MKAGLYRPDEFKDNCGFGLIAHMQGEASHHLLQTAIEALTCMTHRGGINADGKTGDGCGLLIQKPDLFLRAIAKDTFGVELPKQYAVGMVFLNQDDAKASAARENMNREIQAAGLNLVGWRKVPLDTSVLGQLALERLPQIEQVFIGGEGLSDQEFAIKLFCARRRSSVANAADTEHYICSFSHKTIIYKGLMMPADLQQFYPDLGDERLQTAICVFHQRFSTNTLPKWPLAQPFRFLAHNGEINTITGNRNWAQARRTKFENGQIPALDELGPLVNRVGSDSSSMDNMLELMVTGGIDLFRGVRMIIPPAWQNVETMDADLRAFYEYNSMHMEPWDGPAGVVLTDGRHAVCLLDRNGLRPARWVTTTNGYITLASEIGVWNYQPEDVVAKGRVGPGQILAVDTETGQVLTTDDIDNRLKSRHPYKQWLRKSALRVRATMEDNDHGSAFYEADQLKQYMKMFQVTFEERDQVLRPLAEQGQEAVGSMGDDTPMAVLSQRVRSPYDYFRQQFAQVTNPPIDPLREAIVMSLEICLGAERNIFEESPEHAIRVILSSPVISPAKWRTLMNLDRPGFERQIIDLNYDESIGLEAAVRNMADQAEEAVRAGKVLLVLSDRHIAPGKLPAHAALVTGAVHHRLTETGLRCDCNILVETATARDPHHYAVLIGFGASAVYPFLAYEVLGDLIRTGEVLGDLYEVFKYYRKGISKGLLKILSKMGISTVGSYRGAQLFEAVGLADEVTDLCFRGVPSRLKGARFVDLEAEQKALAAEAWNNRKAIQQGGLLKFVYGGEYHAYNPDVVNTLQAAVKQGSYEKFKEYTALVDTRPVSMLRDLLQVKLADQPLSLDEVEPLEAIFKRFDAAGISLGALSPEAHEALAEAMNRLGARSNSGEGGEDPARYGTIKSSKIKQIATGRFGVTPEYLVNAEVLQIKVAQGAKPGEGGQLPGGKVNGLIAKLRYAVPGVTLISPPPHHDIYSIEDLAQLIYDLKQVNPSALVSVKLVSEAGVGTIAAGVAKAYADLITISGYDGGTGASPLTSIKYAGAPWELGLAETHQTLRGNDLRGKVRVQTDGGLKTGLDVIKAAILGAESFGFGTAPMVALGCKYLRICHLNNCATGVATQNDKLRKDHFIGTVDMVVNFFTYVAEETREWLAKLGVRSLGELIGRTDLLDVLPGESAKQNHLDLTPLLGSDHIPADKPQFCEVDRNPPFDQGLLAEEMLSMAKSAIDGATGGEFELDICNCDRSIGARVSGEIARVHGNQGMVKAPITFRFKGTAGQSFGVWNAGGLNLYLEGDANDYVGKGMTAGKLTIVPPKGSPFATQESAIVGNTCLYGATGGKLFAAGTAGERFAVRNSGAHAVVEGVGDHCCEYMTGGFVCVLGKTGYNFGSGMTGGFAYVLDLDNSFYDRVNHELVEIQRINSESMEAYRSHLERVLVEYVEETSSEWGRNLLENLDDYLRKFWLVKPKAANLKSLLSSIRANPQ, encoded by the coding sequence ATGAAAGCAGGTTTGTACCGTCCTGATGAGTTCAAGGATAACTGCGGCTTCGGCCTGATCGCCCACATGCAAGGTGAGGCCAGCCATCACCTGTTGCAGACGGCGATCGAAGCACTGACCTGCATGACCCACCGCGGTGGCATCAACGCCGATGGCAAGACCGGTGACGGTTGCGGTTTGCTGATTCAAAAGCCCGATCTGTTCCTGCGCGCCATCGCCAAGGACACCTTTGGCGTCGAACTGCCCAAGCAATATGCCGTTGGCATGGTCTTCCTCAATCAGGATGACGCCAAGGCCAGCGCTGCCCGCGAGAACATGAACCGCGAGATCCAGGCTGCCGGCCTGAATCTGGTCGGCTGGCGCAAGGTGCCGCTGGATACCAGCGTGCTCGGCCAACTGGCGCTTGAGCGCCTGCCGCAGATCGAGCAGGTGTTCATCGGCGGTGAAGGCCTGAGCGACCAGGAATTCGCCATCAAGCTGTTCTGCGCCCGTCGCCGTTCCTCGGTGGCCAATGCCGCCGACACCGAGCACTACATCTGCAGCTTCTCGCACAAGACCATCATCTACAAAGGCCTGATGATGCCGGCCGACCTGCAGCAATTCTACCCGGATCTGGGTGACGAGCGCCTGCAGACCGCAATCTGCGTGTTCCACCAGCGCTTTTCCACCAACACCCTGCCGAAGTGGCCGCTGGCTCAGCCGTTCCGTTTCCTCGCCCACAACGGCGAGATCAACACCATCACCGGCAACCGCAACTGGGCGCAGGCGCGCCGTACCAAGTTTGAGAATGGCCAGATCCCGGCCCTCGACGAGCTCGGCCCGCTGGTCAACCGCGTTGGCTCCGACTCCTCGAGCATGGACAACATGCTCGAGCTGATGGTCACCGGTGGCATCGACCTGTTCCGCGGCGTGCGCATGATCATTCCGCCGGCTTGGCAGAACGTCGAGACCATGGACGCCGACCTGCGCGCGTTCTACGAATACAACTCCATGCACATGGAGCCCTGGGATGGCCCGGCCGGCGTGGTGCTGACCGATGGTCGCCATGCCGTGTGCCTGCTCGACCGCAACGGCCTGCGTCCGGCGCGCTGGGTGACCACCACCAACGGCTACATCACCCTGGCTTCGGAAATCGGCGTGTGGAATTACCAGCCCGAGGATGTAGTCGCCAAGGGCCGCGTCGGCCCGGGCCAGATCCTCGCCGTGGACACCGAAACCGGCCAGGTACTGACCACCGACGACATCGACAACCGCCTCAAGTCGCGCCACCCCTACAAGCAGTGGCTGCGCAAGAGCGCGCTGCGCGTGCGCGCGACCATGGAAGACAACGACCATGGTTCGGCCTTCTACGAGGCCGATCAGCTCAAGCAATACATGAAGATGTTCCAGGTCACCTTCGAAGAGCGTGATCAGGTGCTGCGCCCGCTCGCCGAGCAGGGCCAGGAAGCGGTCGGCTCCATGGGCGACGACACGCCGATGGCCGTGCTGAGCCAGCGCGTACGCTCGCCGTACGACTACTTCCGTCAGCAGTTCGCCCAGGTCACCAACCCGCCGATCGACCCGCTACGTGAAGCTATCGTCATGTCGCTGGAGATCTGCCTCGGGGCTGAGCGTAACATCTTCGAAGAATCGCCTGAGCACGCCATTCGCGTGATCCTCAGCTCGCCGGTGATCTCTCCGGCCAAGTGGCGCACCCTGATGAACCTGGACCGCCCGGGCTTCGAACGGCAGATCATCGACCTCAACTACGACGAGTCGATCGGCCTGGAAGCGGCCGTGCGCAACATGGCCGATCAGGCTGAAGAAGCCGTGCGTGCCGGCAAGGTATTGCTGGTGCTCAGCGACCGCCACATCGCGCCGGGCAAGCTGCCGGCTCACGCCGCACTGGTCACCGGTGCGGTGCATCACCGTCTGACCGAGACCGGCCTGCGCTGCGACTGCAACATTCTGGTGGAAACTGCCACCGCCCGTGACCCGCACCACTACGCGGTGCTGATCGGCTTCGGCGCCTCGGCGGTTTATCCGTTCCTGGCCTACGAAGTGCTGGGCGACCTGATCCGCACCGGCGAAGTGCTGGGCGATCTGTACGAAGTCTTCAAGTACTACCGAAAGGGCATCTCCAAGGGCCTCCTGAAGATTCTCTCGAAGATGGGTATCTCCACCGTCGGTTCCTACCGTGGTGCCCAGCTGTTCGAAGCTGTCGGCCTGGCCGACGAGGTTACCGACCTTTGCTTCCGTGGCGTGCCGAGCCGCCTCAAGGGCGCGCGTTTCGTCGACCTGGAAGCCGAGCAGAAGGCCCTGGCCGCCGAAGCCTGGAACAACCGCAAGGCCATCCAGCAGGGCGGTTTGCTGAAGTTCGTCTATGGCGGCGAATACCACGCCTACAACCCGGACGTGGTCAACACCCTGCAGGCCGCGGTGAAGCAGGGCAGCTACGAGAAATTCAAGGAATACACCGCGCTGGTGGATACCCGCCCGGTGTCGATGCTGCGCGACCTGTTGCAGGTCAAGCTGGCCGACCAGCCGCTGAGCCTGGACGAGGTCGAGCCGCTGGAAGCGATCTTCAAGCGTTTCGACGCCGCTGGTATCTCCCTCGGCGCGCTGTCGCCGGAGGCCCACGAAGCGCTGGCCGAGGCGATGAACCGCCTGGGCGCGCGCTCCAACTCGGGTGAGGGCGGCGAAGACCCGGCGCGCTACGGCACCATCAAGAGCTCGAAGATCAAGCAGATCGCCACTGGCCGTTTTGGTGTGACCCCGGAATACCTGGTCAATGCGGAAGTGCTGCAGATCAAGGTCGCCCAGGGCGCCAAACCGGGCGAGGGCGGTCAGCTGCCAGGCGGCAAGGTCAACGGCCTGATCGCCAAGCTGCGCTATGCGGTGCCGGGCGTGACGCTGATCTCGCCGCCGCCGCACCACGACATCTACTCCATCGAAGACCTGGCGCAGCTGATCTATGACCTCAAGCAGGTCAACCCCAGCGCCCTGGTCTCGGTGAAGCTGGTCTCCGAAGCCGGTGTCGGCACCATCGCCGCAGGTGTGGCCAAGGCCTACGCCGACCTGATCACCATCTCCGGCTATGACGGCGGTACCGGCGCGTCGCCGCTGACCTCCATCAAGTACGCCGGTGCACCGTGGGAGCTGGGCCTGGCGGAAACCCATCAGACCCTGCGCGGCAACGACCTGCGCGGTAAAGTGCGGGTACAGACCGACGGCGGCCTGAAGACCGGCCTGGACGTGATCAAGGCCGCTATCCTCGGCGCCGAGAGCTTCGGCTTCGGCACCGCGCCGATGGTCGCCCTGGGCTGCAAGTACCTGCGCATCTGCCACCTGAACAACTGCGCCACTGGCGTGGCCACCCAGAACGACAAGCTGCGCAAGGACCACTTCATCGGCACCGTCGACATGGTGGTGAATTTCTTCACCTACGTGGCCGAGGAAACCCGCGAGTGGCTGGCCAAGCTGGGCGTGCGCAGCCTCGGCGAGCTGATCGGGCGTACCGATCTGCTCGACGTGCTGCCGGGCGAAAGCGCCAAACAAAACCACCTGGATCTCACCCCGCTGCTGGGTAGCGACCACATCCCGGCGGACAAGCCGCAGTTCTGCGAAGTCGACCGCAACCCGCCGTTCGACCAGGGCCTGCTGGCCGAGGAAATGCTGTCCATGGCCAAGTCGGCCATCGATGGCGCCACCGGCGGCGAGTTCGAACTCGACATCTGCAACTGCGACCGTTCCATCGGTGCCCGCGTGTCCGGCGAGATCGCCCGGGTGCACGGCAACCAGGGCATGGTCAAGGCGCCGATCACCTTCCGCTTCAAGGGCACGGCCGGGCAGAGCTTCGGCGTGTGGAACGCCGGCGGCCTGAACCTGTACCTCGAAGGTGATGCCAATGACTACGTCGGCAAGGGCATGACCGCTGGCAAGCTGACCATCGTGCCGCCGAAAGGCAGCCCGTTCGCCACCCAGGAAAGCGCCATCGTCGGCAACACCTGCCTGTACGGCGCCACCGGCGGCAAGCTGTTCGCCGCCGGCACCGCGGGCGAGCGTTTCGCCGTGCGTAACTCCGGCGCCCATGCGGTGGTCGAGGGCGTGGGCGATCACTGCTGCGAGTACATGACTGGCGGCTTCGTCTGCGTGCTGGGCAAGACCGGCTACAACTTCGGTTCCGGCATGACCGGCGGCTTCGCCTACGTGCTCGACCTGGACAACAGCTTCTACGACCGCGTGAACCATGAGCTGGTAGAAATCCAGCGCATCAACAGCGAGTCCATGGAGGCTTACCGTAGCCACCTGGAGCGCGTGCTGGTCGAATACGTCGAAGAGACGTCGAGCGAGTGGGGCCGTAACCTGCTGGAAAACCTGGACGACTACCTGCGCAAGTTCTGGCTGGTCAAGCCCAAGGCCGCGAACCTCAAGTCGCTGCTCTCCAGCATCCGCGCCAACCCGCAATAA